In Archangium violaceum, the following are encoded in one genomic region:
- a CDS encoding SLC13 family permease: MAIAIVLGIVLVALVLFSIDVVPIEVSSLVVVCLLAITGVLTPEQAFEGFSNDTVIFIFTLLAMTEGLASTGVVQLVGQRLAFFARFGHQTFVLAMMVVVATFSSVVSNTVTTAAFLPVAIGAAHRAKVPKSKVLLPLAYASMLGGMVLLFGTSTNLVASAAFPRFGLAPIGVTELSPVGLPVAVLGVLVVVFLGPLLLPSRVGKGTVSDWVLRDYLTEAVLPADSRYQGKELAEITEGLGLRVIGVIREGQSLPAVPTYRLVGDERLIVEGNREDILRVKDLRGIEIRPDMRLSDTDLRPQDTLLVEATVPTGSPLIGRSLKETLFLERYGLVALALHRKPAIQRLTKLQLLGRLFGGHSLSALPLSVGDVLLLRGPRERVQELSDGVNLLVLGDVEYQPPRYGKSLLAVVLFLGALAAGTANLVPLSVAGLAGMLAMIATGCVDARRAFRVDWRVVLLIGSMMALGVAMEESGAGRFLGSLAAELGSYGGPRMVLLVMMTLTILLSAPMSNQAAALVMLPVAIGAATQLGVDARPFAIGVTLAASCSFITPLEPSCVLVYGPGHYRFTDFFRLGTPLTALLLAFLVAVVPVVWPFQKAGGEPARPREPVSQRVVGP, translated from the coding sequence ATGGCCATCGCAATCGTGCTGGGCATCGTGCTGGTCGCGCTGGTGCTCTTCTCCATCGACGTGGTGCCCATCGAGGTGAGCTCACTGGTGGTGGTCTGCCTGCTGGCGATCACCGGGGTGTTGACGCCCGAGCAGGCCTTCGAGGGTTTCAGCAACGACACCGTCATCTTCATCTTCACCCTGCTGGCGATGACGGAAGGGCTCGCCAGTACGGGAGTGGTGCAGCTCGTCGGGCAGCGGCTCGCCTTCTTCGCGCGCTTCGGGCACCAGACGTTCGTGCTGGCGATGATGGTGGTGGTGGCGACGTTCTCCTCGGTCGTCTCCAACACGGTGACGACGGCGGCCTTCCTGCCGGTGGCCATCGGAGCGGCGCACCGCGCCAAGGTGCCCAAGAGCAAGGTGCTGCTGCCGCTGGCGTACGCCTCCATGCTGGGAGGCATGGTGCTGCTGTTCGGCACCTCCACCAACCTGGTGGCCTCCGCGGCCTTCCCCCGCTTCGGGCTGGCGCCCATCGGGGTGACGGAGCTGTCGCCGGTGGGGCTCCCGGTGGCGGTGCTGGGCGTGCTGGTGGTGGTGTTCCTCGGGCCGCTGCTGCTGCCGTCGCGCGTGGGCAAGGGCACGGTGTCCGACTGGGTTCTGCGCGACTACCTCACCGAGGCGGTGCTGCCCGCCGACTCGCGCTACCAGGGCAAGGAGCTGGCGGAGATAACGGAGGGCCTGGGGCTGCGCGTCATCGGGGTCATCCGCGAGGGCCAGTCCCTGCCCGCGGTGCCCACGTACCGGCTGGTGGGGGACGAGCGCCTCATCGTCGAGGGCAACCGCGAGGACATCCTCCGGGTGAAGGACCTGCGGGGAATCGAGATCCGTCCGGACATGCGGCTGTCGGACACGGACCTGCGGCCCCAGGACACCCTCCTGGTGGAGGCCACGGTGCCCACGGGCAGCCCGCTCATCGGCCGCAGCCTGAAGGAGACGCTCTTCCTGGAGCGCTATGGGCTGGTGGCGCTGGCGCTGCACCGCAAGCCCGCCATCCAACGGCTGACGAAGCTGCAGCTGCTGGGGCGGCTCTTCGGCGGGCACTCGCTGTCCGCGCTGCCGCTGTCGGTGGGTGACGTGCTGCTGCTGCGCGGCCCCCGGGAGCGGGTGCAGGAGCTGTCGGATGGCGTCAACCTGCTCGTGCTCGGGGACGTGGAGTACCAGCCACCGCGCTACGGCAAGTCGCTGCTGGCGGTGGTGCTCTTCCTCGGGGCGCTCGCGGCGGGCACCGCCAATCTGGTGCCGCTGTCCGTGGCGGGACTGGCGGGCATGCTGGCGATGATCGCCACCGGGTGCGTGGACGCGCGGCGGGCCTTCCGCGTGGACTGGCGCGTGGTGCTGCTCATCGGCTCCATGATGGCGCTCGGCGTGGCCATGGAGGAGAGCGGGGCGGGCAGGTTCCTGGGCAGCCTCGCGGCGGAACTCGGCAGCTACGGAGGTCCGCGCATGGTGCTGCTCGTGATGATGACGCTCACCATCCTGCTGTCGGCGCCCATGAGCAACCAGGCCGCGGCCCTGGTGATGCTTCCGGTGGCCATCGGCGCCGCCACCCAGCTGGGGGTGGATGCGCGCCCCTTCGCCATCGGGGTGACGCTGGCCGCGAGCTGCTCCTTCATCACGCCCCTCGAGCCGAGCTGCGTGCTGGTGTATGGCCCCGGCCACTACCGTTTCACCGACTTCTTCCGGTTGGGCACTCCGCTGACGGCCCTGCTGCTCGCCTTCCTCGTCGCGGTGGTGCCCGTCGTCTGGCCCTTCCAGAAGGCGGGGGGCGAGCCGGCACGGCCTCGGGAGCCGGTGAGTCAGCGCGTGGTGGGTCCTTAG
- a CDS encoding phosphoenolpyruvate carboxykinase (GTP), producing the protein MAPTQTAALQGNAPTKNAELLAWVAKMAQMTQPDNIVWCDGSEEEKKRFTDLAVKEGILIPLNQQKRPGCYLHRSNPNDVARVEHLTFICTTNKEDAGPTNNWMEPEAAYTKLTHLFSGCMKGRTMYVVPYVMGPLGSPYAKIGVELTDSVYVALNMRIMTRMGKPALDMLGDSNDFNRGLHSTGDLNPDRRYICHFPQDNTIWSFGSGYGGNVLLGKKCLALRIGSYLGQHEGWLAEHMLILGVTSPKGETTYVAAAFPSACGKTNFAMMIPPKEYEGWKIETVGDDIAWMRVGPDGRLWAINPEAGYFGVAPGTNYKSNPNAMASVAKDTLFTNVAMTADGDVWWEGMDGEVPEELTDWQGRPWKRGSGEKAAHPNSRFTAPASNNPVLSPKANDPMGVPISAIIFGGRRSNTVPLVIQAFNWTHGVFLGATMGSETTAAATGKVGVVRRDPMAMLPFCGYHMGDYLQHWLNMQKKISHPPKIFQVNWFRQDKNGKFIWPGFGDNMRVLEWIVNRVHGRVPTEETLLGWVPRADQGLNLKGLDLSPDAVSEVTSIKEDEWKAELKSQEPFFESLGLKAPEALTLQRKLLISRLGS; encoded by the coding sequence ATGGCCCCGACCCAAACCGCAGCGCTCCAGGGCAACGCTCCCACGAAGAACGCGGAGTTGCTGGCCTGGGTGGCGAAGATGGCGCAGATGACGCAGCCGGACAACATCGTCTGGTGCGACGGCTCGGAGGAGGAGAAGAAGCGCTTCACCGACCTGGCGGTCAAGGAAGGCATCCTCATCCCCCTCAACCAGCAGAAGCGCCCCGGCTGCTACCTGCACCGCTCCAACCCCAATGACGTGGCGCGTGTGGAGCACCTCACGTTCATCTGCACCACGAACAAGGAGGACGCCGGCCCCACCAACAACTGGATGGAGCCCGAGGCGGCCTACACCAAGCTCACCCACCTGTTCTCCGGCTGTATGAAGGGCCGCACCATGTACGTGGTGCCCTACGTCATGGGCCCGCTGGGCAGCCCCTACGCCAAGATTGGGGTGGAGCTGACCGACAGCGTCTATGTCGCCCTCAACATGCGGATCATGACCCGCATGGGGAAGCCGGCGCTGGACATGCTGGGGGACTCCAACGACTTCAACCGCGGCCTGCACAGCACGGGCGATCTCAACCCGGACCGCCGCTACATCTGCCACTTCCCCCAGGACAACACCATCTGGAGCTTCGGCAGCGGATATGGCGGCAACGTGCTGCTGGGCAAGAAATGCCTCGCCCTGCGCATCGGCAGCTACCTCGGGCAGCACGAGGGCTGGCTCGCCGAGCACATGCTGATTCTCGGCGTCACCAGCCCCAAGGGCGAGACGACGTACGTGGCGGCCGCCTTCCCGTCCGCGTGCGGCAAGACGAACTTCGCCATGATGATCCCGCCCAAGGAGTACGAGGGCTGGAAGATCGAGACCGTGGGCGACGACATCGCCTGGATGCGCGTGGGTCCGGACGGGCGTCTGTGGGCCATCAACCCCGAGGCCGGCTACTTCGGCGTGGCCCCCGGCACCAACTACAAGAGCAACCCCAACGCGATGGCCTCCGTCGCCAAGGACACCCTCTTCACCAACGTGGCCATGACGGCCGACGGCGACGTGTGGTGGGAGGGCATGGACGGCGAGGTCCCCGAGGAGCTCACCGACTGGCAGGGCCGGCCCTGGAAGCGCGGCAGCGGCGAGAAGGCGGCACACCCCAACAGCCGCTTCACCGCGCCCGCCTCCAACAACCCGGTCCTCAGCCCCAAGGCGAACGACCCCATGGGCGTGCCCATCTCCGCCATCATCTTCGGCGGCCGCCGCTCCAACACCGTCCCGCTCGTCATCCAGGCCTTCAACTGGACGCACGGCGTGTTCCTGGGCGCCACCATGGGCAGCGAGACCACCGCCGCCGCCACCGGCAAGGTGGGCGTGGTGCGGCGCGACCCCATGGCCATGCTGCCCTTCTGCGGCTACCACATGGGTGACTACCTGCAGCACTGGCTCAACATGCAGAAGAAGATCTCCCACCCGCCGAAGATCTTCCAGGTCAACTGGTTCCGGCAGGACAAGAACGGCAAGTTCATCTGGCCGGGCTTCGGCGACAACATGCGCGTGCTGGAGTGGATCGTGAACCGCGTCCACGGCCGCGTCCCCACCGAGGAGACGCTGCTGGGCTGGGTGCCGCGCGCCGACCAGGGCCTCAACCTCAAGGGCCTGGACCTCTCGCCGGATGCCGTCTCCGAGGTCACCTCCATCAAGGAGGACGAGTGGAAGGCGGAGCTCAAGAGCCAGGAGCCCTTCTTCGAGTCCCTGGGTCTCAAGGCCCCCGAGGCCCTCACGCTCCAGCGCAAGCTGCTCATCTCCCGCCTGGGCTCCTGA
- a CDS encoding tetratricopeptide repeat protein — translation MRLFLVLLAALLLLPVPALAQRGAARGNPKELIKQAERLYDQKKYLEAAEVLEKAHEASPNPDPRLLYNIARAYDQAGREREAIQYYEQYKAKGTDLTLIKRADLFIDRLKLQLQKEESRAAATASERKRLQEEAATARKRADEERQAARRADETNQLRLKEAYEDALAARKRMQVTSFALGGVALVGIGAGTVFGLQARSARSDFDKATELDPKLAAKTATRTNALLADIGFGVGVASAVAAVLLYPKEPLPQPGKPRVTLAPAGAGAGMEVSF, via the coding sequence ATGCGATTGTTCCTGGTTCTGTTGGCGGCCCTGCTGCTCCTGCCCGTTCCGGCCCTCGCCCAACGCGGCGCGGCACGGGGCAACCCGAAGGAGCTCATCAAACAGGCCGAGCGGCTGTACGACCAGAAGAAGTACCTGGAAGCGGCGGAGGTGCTGGAGAAGGCGCACGAGGCGTCGCCCAATCCCGACCCGCGGCTGCTCTACAACATCGCCCGCGCGTACGACCAGGCGGGCAGGGAGCGCGAGGCCATCCAGTACTACGAGCAGTACAAGGCCAAGGGGACGGACCTGACGCTCATCAAGCGCGCCGACCTCTTCATCGACCGGCTGAAGCTGCAGCTGCAGAAGGAGGAGTCGCGGGCGGCGGCGACGGCCAGCGAGCGCAAGCGGTTGCAGGAGGAGGCCGCGACGGCCCGGAAGCGCGCGGACGAGGAGCGGCAGGCGGCCCGTCGCGCGGACGAGACCAACCAGCTGCGCCTCAAGGAGGCCTATGAGGACGCGCTGGCCGCGCGCAAGCGCATGCAGGTGACGTCCTTCGCCCTGGGCGGTGTGGCACTGGTGGGCATCGGCGCGGGCACCGTCTTCGGGCTGCAGGCCCGGAGCGCGCGCAGCGACTTCGACAAGGCCACGGAGTTGGATCCGAAGCTCGCGGCGAAGACCGCCACGCGCACCAACGCGCTGCTGGCGGACATCGGCTTCGGGGTGGGCGTGGCCAGCGCGGTCGCCGCCGTCCTGCTCTACCCCAAGGAGCCCCTGCCCCAGCCGGGCAAGCCCCGTGTGACACTGGCCCCCGCGGGTGCTGGCGCGGGCATGGAGGTGAGCTTCTGA
- a CDS encoding ABC transporter substrate-binding protein, producing the protein MRALSLMGMLSLLATGCSFTTAGGLDQCETSADCASNQICTRNVCLPLPTGCNEKPFGSADPGAIALGALVPVHTSTEPGAGVDVSDEQALNALLLALDELNQRGIVGKQIALYYCDTSSDVERARRQAEWLVNDKKVAAVVTAGSSQSLEVAKVTIGKNVLLMSYSASSPELTVLADTNGGAAPAGLVWRTSPSDAIQGSVIAHLLRTDSRFGPQTTTSKVGILYVDDPYGQGLANIISERLLNGDVSRRVPNRTFSYPKRGDVKSAVDQLEMYAPNLTVLIGFADDAAAILKEAATRPTLQRIPDGPHRWFFSDSVKDAALLTDSQAAAQARDFHGTAPAQGTGQAFSTFQNRFLDKYKKDPAAYAYTSNAYDAMYLLGLSASWSLGTSNTVTGPKLAEGLTKVSTGTSSTQTQLTNSNFTYLSTELAAGRSVNVDGASGQLNFDASGESSAPVELWQVGASGFVTIPPTLDPP; encoded by the coding sequence ATGCGCGCGCTGAGCTTGATGGGAATGTTGTCCCTGCTGGCCACCGGGTGCAGCTTCACCACCGCGGGGGGGCTCGACCAGTGCGAGACGAGCGCCGACTGCGCCTCCAACCAGATCTGCACGCGCAACGTCTGCCTGCCGCTGCCCACCGGCTGCAACGAGAAGCCCTTCGGCTCCGCCGACCCCGGCGCCATCGCGCTGGGTGCCCTGGTGCCCGTGCACACCAGCACGGAGCCGGGCGCGGGCGTGGACGTGTCCGACGAGCAGGCGCTCAACGCCCTCCTGCTCGCGCTCGATGAGCTCAACCAGCGCGGCATCGTCGGCAAGCAGATCGCCCTGTACTACTGCGACACCTCGAGCGACGTGGAGCGCGCGCGCAGGCAGGCCGAGTGGCTGGTGAACGACAAGAAGGTGGCCGCGGTGGTGACGGCCGGCAGCAGCCAGTCGCTCGAGGTCGCCAAGGTGACCATCGGCAAGAACGTGCTGCTCATGAGCTACAGCGCCTCCTCGCCGGAGCTGACGGTGCTGGCGGATACCAACGGCGGGGCCGCCCCGGCGGGGCTCGTGTGGCGCACCTCGCCCTCGGACGCCATCCAGGGCAGCGTCATCGCCCACCTGCTGCGCACCGACAGCCGCTTCGGTCCCCAAACGACCACGAGCAAGGTGGGCATCCTCTATGTGGACGACCCGTATGGACAGGGCCTCGCCAACATCATCTCCGAGCGGCTGCTCAATGGGGACGTCTCCCGCCGCGTGCCCAACCGGACCTTCTCCTACCCCAAGCGCGGCGACGTGAAGTCGGCGGTGGATCAGCTCGAGATGTACGCGCCGAACCTCACCGTGCTCATCGGCTTCGCGGATGACGCGGCGGCCATCCTCAAGGAGGCCGCCACCCGGCCCACCCTCCAGCGGATTCCCGATGGCCCCCACCGCTGGTTCTTCTCCGACAGCGTGAAGGACGCGGCCCTGCTGACGGACTCGCAGGCGGCCGCCCAGGCGCGGGACTTCCATGGCACCGCCCCGGCGCAGGGCACCGGACAGGCCTTCAGCACGTTCCAGAACCGCTTCCTGGACAAGTACAAGAAGGACCCGGCCGCGTACGCCTATACCTCCAACGCCTATGACGCCATGTACCTGCTGGGGCTGAGCGCTTCCTGGTCCCTGGGCACCTCCAACACCGTGACGGGACCGAAGCTGGCCGAGGGACTGACGAAGGTGTCCACCGGCACGAGCAGCACCCAGACCCAGCTCACCAACTCCAACTTCACCTACCTGTCGACGGAGCTGGCCGCGGGCCGGAGTGTCAACGTGGATGGAGCCAGCGGCCAGTTGAACTTCGACGCCAGTGGAGAGTCGAGCGCCCCCGTGGAGCTGTGGCAGGTGGGGGCGTCGGGCTTCGTGACCATCCCCCCCACCCTGGATCCTCCGTAG
- a CDS encoding DUF5335 domain-containing protein, giving the protein MARTIEIPRENWAVYFERLGRQAQAYPVRIEVENQDIGDQEMARRLPLMGIDLETKGSESGDLEVTVGDADQNFMHHIDDPVRVYLKVEDSGNIDCMEIEDAANGKTLIFFERHPGLPATVLLESRADREEPVPGP; this is encoded by the coding sequence ATGGCACGGACGATTGAGATTCCTCGGGAGAACTGGGCCGTCTACTTCGAGCGGCTCGGCCGGCAAGCGCAGGCCTACCCGGTTCGAATCGAGGTGGAGAACCAGGACATAGGCGACCAGGAGATGGCACGCAGGCTTCCCCTGATGGGGATCGACCTGGAGACGAAGGGCTCGGAGAGCGGTGACCTCGAGGTGACGGTGGGCGACGCCGACCAGAACTTCATGCACCACATCGATGACCCGGTGCGCGTGTACCTCAAGGTGGAGGACTCCGGGAACATCGACTGCATGGAGATCGAGGACGCGGCCAACGGGAAGACGCTCATCTTCTTCGAGCGTCATCCCGGCCTGCCCGCCACGGTCCTGCTGGAGTCCCGCGCCGACCGCGAGGAGCCGGTTCCCGGGCCGTGA
- the gspG gene encoding type II secretion system major pseudopilin GspG — translation MNAKKMMKKQRRRERGMTLIEIMVVITILGLIMAAVGVAVIPKLDEAKVSTARMDIGSIHNALKLYYAKKGHFPDTASGLRALVETQALEQMPKDPWGNEYVYMNEGGKPIVTSYGGDGTSGGEGSAADISSRDLEAVARR, via the coding sequence ATGAACGCGAAGAAGATGATGAAGAAGCAGCGCCGCCGCGAGCGCGGCATGACGCTCATCGAGATCATGGTGGTCATCACCATCCTCGGCCTCATCATGGCCGCGGTGGGCGTGGCCGTGATTCCGAAGCTCGACGAGGCGAAGGTGAGCACCGCGAGGATGGACATCGGCAGCATCCACAACGCGCTCAAGCTCTACTACGCGAAGAAGGGCCACTTCCCGGACACGGCCAGCGGTCTGCGCGCGCTGGTGGAGACGCAGGCCCTGGAGCAGATGCCCAAGGACCCGTGGGGCAACGAGTACGTGTACATGAACGAGGGCGGCAAGCCCATCGTCACCTCCTATGGAGGGGATGGCACCTCCGGGGGCGAGGGGAGCGCCGCGGACATCTCGTCACGCGACCTGGAGGCCGTGGCCCGGCGCTAG